A window of Corallococcus macrosporus DSM 14697 contains these coding sequences:
- a CDS encoding EGF domain-containing protein, whose protein sequence is MRRWLSAVLVSGMLGACGPELEQESPGSEAAPVEGAQSPDAVSAMGGDRYANAVVQGGVVAVLNPNNAVGAPDGNVATFVGLLGGALVLDMGRGEEGTGPLRIYYQGLSLAVIAKVEFLRADMSIISTGQANLLDLGLGTHSALVPFSSTTPYRYVRLRSGVASLYSLDAVEATGSGAGATCGDGRVSHGEQCDDGNRAQGDGCGSTCQVEPGFSCQGTQPSICQDVNECANGTAQCSVNAVCTNTPGSYVCTCRPGYSGNGFTCTDIDECANGTDTCLPGQQCVNTPGGFECAGGACTPPQVQCGAQCVNVSSDPNNCGACGVVCPVSKHCWEGTCVLP, encoded by the coding sequence ATGAGGCGATGGCTGAGCGCGGTCCTTGTGTCCGGGATGCTGGGCGCGTGTGGTCCCGAGCTCGAGCAGGAGTCCCCGGGTTCCGAAGCGGCGCCGGTGGAGGGCGCGCAGTCGCCGGACGCGGTGTCGGCGATGGGGGGTGACCGGTACGCCAACGCGGTCGTCCAGGGCGGTGTCGTCGCCGTCCTCAATCCGAACAACGCGGTGGGCGCTCCGGATGGGAATGTCGCCACGTTCGTGGGGCTCCTGGGCGGCGCCCTGGTCCTGGACATGGGCAGGGGCGAAGAGGGCACCGGGCCGCTGCGCATCTACTACCAGGGGCTGTCGCTGGCGGTGATTGCCAAGGTTGAGTTCCTGCGCGCGGACATGAGCATCATCAGCACGGGCCAGGCGAACCTGCTGGACCTGGGGCTGGGCACTCACTCCGCGCTGGTGCCTTTCAGCAGCACCACGCCGTACCGCTACGTGCGCCTGCGCAGTGGCGTCGCCTCGCTTTACAGCCTGGATGCGGTGGAGGCCACGGGCAGCGGCGCGGGCGCCACGTGTGGCGATGGCCGCGTGAGCCATGGGGAGCAATGTGATGACGGCAACCGGGCGCAGGGGGATGGCTGTGGCAGCACCTGCCAGGTGGAGCCGGGCTTCAGTTGCCAGGGCACGCAGCCCAGCATCTGCCAGGACGTCAACGAGTGCGCGAACGGCACCGCCCAGTGCTCGGTGAATGCGGTGTGCACGAACACGCCCGGGAGCTACGTCTGCACGTGCCGCCCGGGCTATTCGGGCAATGGCTTCACGTGCACGGACATCGACGAGTGCGCGAACGGGACGGATACGTGCCTGCCGGGCCAGCAGTGCGTGAACACGCCGGGTGGCTTCGAGTGCGCGGGCGGTGCCTGCACGCCGCCCCAGGTGCAGTGCGGCGCGCAGTGCGTGAACGTGTCGTCGGACCCGAACAACTGCGGCGCCTGCGGCGTCGTCTGCCCGGTGAGCAAGCACTGCTGGGAAGGCACCTGCGTCCTGCCGTAG
- a CDS encoding TetR/AcrR family transcriptional regulator, giving the protein MATKTRARPYHHGDLKRALLDASIELIREEGVEALTVAEIGRRVGVSSAAPYKHFADRQALLRALAREGNRRLGEALIAGVGGTLDPQEAFRRSGIAFIRWAAENPALYRIATDPAYIDYASTDSEAEVPDALKGSMDTFWPELGALVRSGSALSASHPLMEQLRGRALAHGLASLFVSGALASLGVATSDAERLARAVIGEDVPATTRRGRPPRTR; this is encoded by the coding sequence ATGGCCACGAAGACGCGAGCACGCCCGTACCACCACGGGGACCTCAAGCGCGCCCTGCTGGACGCGAGCATCGAACTCATTCGCGAGGAAGGCGTGGAGGCGCTCACCGTCGCCGAAATCGGCCGCCGCGTGGGCGTTTCGTCCGCCGCGCCCTACAAGCACTTCGCGGACCGCCAGGCGCTGCTGCGCGCGCTCGCGAGGGAAGGAAACCGGCGACTGGGCGAGGCCCTCATCGCCGGTGTCGGCGGGACGCTCGACCCGCAGGAGGCCTTCCGCCGCTCGGGTATCGCTTTCATCCGGTGGGCCGCGGAGAACCCGGCCCTGTACCGCATCGCCACGGACCCGGCGTACATCGACTACGCGTCAACGGATTCGGAAGCCGAGGTGCCCGACGCCCTCAAGGGCTCGATGGACACGTTCTGGCCGGAGCTGGGAGCGCTGGTGCGCTCGGGCAGCGCGCTTTCCGCCTCCCATCCCCTGATGGAGCAGCTACGAGGTCGCGCGCTCGCGCACGGCCTGGCGAGCCTGTTCGTCAGCGGCGCCTTGGCGTCCCTTGGAGTCGCGACCTCGGACGCGGAGCGGCTTGCCCGCGCCGTCATCGGTGAGGACGTCCCGGCCACGACACGCCGGGGCAGGCCTCCGCGCACCCGGTGA